From Fusarium fujikuroi IMI 58289 draft genome, chromosome FFUJ_chr07, a single genomic window includes:
- a CDS encoding related to syntaxin 8 → MSSANQLFLLADHIKLSLLERQRAKNLNLEGDSQDGHISRSFDQFRDGLANLRDEEQRLTFAGETDAATSLTESITSLQKQLDDLTTQFQGQPNSKTAETLTHPNSEELADDFEHATSTSPVSRKPKTVRFSDTPSSPSAELFGRYRDDPSDSAGYRDEAQGMDNQQIHQYHAQILEQQDEQLDRLGESIGRQRELSMQIGDELDSHVAMLDEVEAVTDRHQSRLDRASRMLGKVARGASENKQMTTIVVLIIILVLLIAILK, encoded by the exons ATGTCGAGCGCCAATCAACTCTTCCTGCTCGCCGACCACATTAAGCTCTCGCTGTTAGAGCGTCAACGGGCTAagaatctcaatcttgaagGCGACTCGCAAGATGGTCACATCTCACGATCTTTTGACCAGTTCCGCGATGGCCTGGCCAATCTCCGCGATGAGGAGCAGCGCTTGACTTTTGCCGGCGAAACAGA CGCCGCTACAAGCCTCACAGAATCCATCACATCGCTCCAGAAGCAACTAGACGACCTCACAACTCAATTCCAAGGCCAACCAAACTCCAAAACCGCCGAAACCCTCACTCACCCCAACTCGGAAGAGCTCGCCGACGACTTTGAGCACGCAACGTCAACATCTCCAGTCTcaaggaagccaaagacTGTTCGCTTCAGCGACACCCCTTCTTCGCCGTCCGCTGAGCTCTTTGGCCGTTACCGCGATGATCCCTCCGATAGCGCCGGCTACCGAGACGAGGCACAGGGCATGGACAACCAGCAGATTCACCAGTACCACGCCCAGATCCTAGAACAACAAGATGAGCAGCTTGATCGCTTGGGCGAGTCTATCGGACGCCAGCGCGAGCTTAGCATGCAAATTGGCGACGAGCTCGATAGCCACGTTGCTATGCTCgacgaggttgaggctgttaCCGATCGTCACCAGAGCCGACTGGATCGTGCGAGTAGAATGCTTGGAAAGGTCGCTCGAGGCGCAAGCGAGAACAAGCAAATGACCACCATCGtggttctcatcatcattcttgtcttgctcaTTGCTATCCTGAAATAA